The sequence AGTCAccaatatcttatcttttatcgTTTAATTTAGTAAAGTGAATGCCTCTGTCTTTCATATtgtaaaaaattttgattttgtgagagaatgtttatgtaaataaaaattttgattctGAGATTACCGTCCTGCACTTTAATTTTATGAGTAATCTAAAACTTGTGAGTaaccttatttatttttaaataggtTGTTTATGTCGAAATGTCTGGATGCTTTGaccttttttattcttaatttgctTGGTCTCTTGATTGTTGTAATGGggtgtttagtttttattttacttgtagttggatttaatttgatATGGTATGTGGAGTTGTTGGAGTTGATGGTTTGTTTGGAGTTTTTCTCAACTTATATTTATTATTGTTCTTATACAATGCAGCTGTCAGCTCCACCTCTCAtccttttttatttgatttgtctACCACTTTACCATGaatttgtatttttctttagtttGCACAGTAGAGTTAAGGTTTCTTTGGTTAGTTTTTTTTGTTATCATCACTAAACATTGAATTTGTTGCTATTTGCTGAAAACGATGGCGCTGAGAAGGGAGAGCAACGCGGGTGCACTCTGGCATTGGCAAAGAGAACAACGCACAGAGAGGGGAGAAGAACGGTGTTGAGAGAATGAGCAGTGAACACGACGCGGAGAGAAAGACTGAAAACGATGCCGGTTGCTGGGCTGGACGGCGACGACGGAGACTATTGAAGAGTAGAGGTGGTGATTTTGTTACAAGAGAAGGAGAGGAAATGATGGTGGCGGATGGCAatgagagaagagggagagagaatatgagaattttcaaaataaatttataatgagAGCAttatagtaattttttatttaaaaaaaataattcactTGTTCTAATATCATTAATTGgttcaaataaaaaaatcattaaaataaaCCGAATTTAATTAATGCCACATGTCAAGTATTAATTGGTGGAAATTTTatgtctttaaaaaaagacgtttctTATATCTTTATAGTAGTGGCTTCCTTTCTAGAATTATTCTTCAAATTACTAATAGATAATAACTCCAAATTCTTATGCTGCCAGCAGAAAACAAAATACCGAGCAACTCTACGATTGTCCTTCTAATAGTTTTCTTTCACGAAGTTATTAACCCATCAAATGTCTGATGACCTCTTTTAAGGTTCTCCAACCGAGTTCCGAATTGGAAAAGATCCCTTGTAGATGACCCATCTTCCTTCAATGCATCTGCCGCAGCATCTTTGAGCTCACGAATTCTTTGTCGAATCCCATTTGTTTCTTCACCAACCATTAAACCCTTTACCACCATAGCAATCTCATCTCTTTCTACAATGCCATCGCTATTAAACTTGGGCCTCAGACCCACTTTGAGGCCTTCAGTTAACAAAACAGCATTCATTCTTTGCTCGGCAAACAATGGCCAAGTTATCATTGGCACTCCCATCACAATGCTCTCGAGTGTAGAATTCCAACCACAGTGTGTAAGGAATCCACCAGTTGAACTGTGACTAAGGATCTGTGTCTGTGGGGCCCAattaacaagaaccaacccttgtCCTTTGGTTCTCTCCAGAAAGCCACGTGGCAAGAAACTCAAAGGGTCAACGTTTTCAGCACCGAGATAAGCCGCATTAGCCGAATCACTCGGCGCTCTCAAAACCCATAAAAACTTTTGACCGCTTAGCTCCAAACCCAAAGCCATCTCATTGACCTGTTCTTGACACAGAGTGCCTCCGCTTCCAAACGAAACATACAAAACAGAATTGGGCCTTTGGTTATCAAGCCACCGCACACACTCAGGCCCATTTGGGTCACTATTGGGCCCAGTTTGTATTATTGGCCCAACAAGATAAACAGGAGTGTTCTTCTTTCCGTGTTCTTCTTCTATGGCTATGGCGGTTACTCGCTCGATCTCTGAGAAGCTGTTAACCAAGAAACCATCAGCAAGAGACAACAACCTCTTGGACAATCTAAGAATGAGATCGTAAGAGATGCTGGATCTATCACGAAAATGCTCAGGGAGATCGTGACCGTAGATCGGGATGCAACCTGGAATACGAATGAGTTCTTTGTGATCTCTGTATTCACACGAAACTTGGTTGTGCAAAGTTTTCAGATGCAAGAACAATGAAAGCGTCATGGCGGAAGGAGGGAAGTAAATGTAAGCTGAGAGGTTGAGGCTGATATCTTTTGCTACTTGGAGAGCTTCGCTTGCGAAAGTATCTGCCACCAAAGCAACAAAGGGAGTGGTTGAATGCAGTTGGTGCAGCGTGGCACGGAAAGAAGGCATGGATTGGGACACTGCGAGTTGGATTTGAACGGCGGGGGGAACATCTTGGGGTAAGTCTTGCTTGTTGATTGGAGGGAGGAAAATGTGGTCAACGGTGGTGGAAGAAGGAAGAGATTGGAGGAGGGAGATGGTGGCGGGAGGAGGTGAATCAATGGTGGGGAAGATGCAGGTAACATGGATGTTGTGATGG is a genomic window of Arachis ipaensis cultivar K30076 chromosome B06, Araip1.1, whole genome shotgun sequence containing:
- the LOC107605299 gene encoding hydroquinone glucosyltransferase-like, encoding MAKITHIAAISIPAFSHQASILEFCKRLVHLHHNIHVTCIFPTIDSPPPATISLLQSLPSSTTVDHIFLPPINKQDLPQDVPPAVQIQLAVSQSMPSFRATLHQLHSTTPFVALVADTFASEALQVAKDISLNLSAYIYFPPSAMTLSLFLHLKTLHNQVSCEYRDHKELIRIPGCIPIYGHDLPEHFRDRSSISYDLILRLSKRLLSLADGFLVNSFSEIERVTAIAIEEEHGKKNTPVYLVGPIIQTGPNSDPNGPECVRWLDNQRPNSVLYVSFGSGGTLCQEQVNEMALGLELSGQKFLWVLRAPSDSANAAYLGAENVDPLSFLPRGFLERTKGQGLVLVNWAPQTQILSHSSTGGFLTHCGWNSTLESIVMGVPMITWPLFAEQRMNAVLLTEGLKVGLRPKFNSDGIVERDEIAMVVKGLMVGEETNGIRQRIRELKDAAADALKEDGSSTRDLFQFGTRLENLKRGHQTFDGLITS